Within Lolium rigidum isolate FL_2022 chromosome 5, APGP_CSIRO_Lrig_0.1, whole genome shotgun sequence, the genomic segment TGCCCAAGCAAAACAAAACCCACCCAAACAATAGCTTTGTATTACTTTGTTAAGTCTTCATTGCTTTTTTGCTACAACTATGATAAAAAGAAACATCTCCATAAGATCCTACTCAAAAATAAAAACAGGCTTATGCTGTTAGGAAGATTTTTTTTACATCAAAGACACAAACCTTGAAAATAGCGATGGCACCTTGACGCTGTAGTATTGCTTTGCAATTGTACAAAGGCCTTACAATCCACCGCTTGAGCAACCTTTTTCCAAATCCAGTAACACAATGATTCAATTGTTCATACAAGGTCCTGAAAGTATACACAAAAGTATGTTGACACAGAGTTCAATTTCTAGTCAAAACTAAACAGATTGAAGCAGGCAGTACCCTGAGAGACCACCAGTTGCATTCTCTAAGATATCCAAATTTTCAAGTGCTGCTGCATCGAGTATCATATGCTTCCGGGTGTTCTTGATGATCCCAGAACAGGTAAGGGGCTCAAACTCAGCACATGGAAGCATTTTGTTATACAGAAAGACTTGCTTCAAATAAAACAAAGAACCTCCCAGAGCAGAAAGCGCATATGCTTGATCACCAGCTCCAATTAGCTCACTTAATAGTTCAGGCAGACAGCCCATATTGCTTTGTGCACCATCAGTGTTTTGCGATACAGCAAGATTATCCAATGAGCTGTAGTACTGCTCTACCTCATGAATAGTTTTCTCTGCATCCCAAAATTCTTTAGATGGAAGCAAATCATTTATCAAAGGGTTTCTTGTATTATTTTTCAGTGCCCTCTCAGTTTCTGGACTCAACATCTTAGCTGGCTTTACGATTTCCACAGGTCTCATTTCAGATAAAACTGAACATAACACATGACGCTCAGCGTCATCTTGGAACTGAAAAACAACAATTGTATAATGATAAGAGACTACACAATAAACAATGCGGTTTTCGAGAAATTCATTTAGTTTGATTGTTGTTTTTTACACGTAAGTACACCTGAAAATAAATGTAAGTAACATAAAACCACCAACCTGGCCGACAATGAATTTGCTTGTAGAAACATCAATTATACAAACACCAATTGTGTGACCATCTTGACTCTTCTTTGCGCTATATTGGGAATCTTCAGTCACAGACAAGATGTATGACGGATCTGGATTTGACAGAAGGGACTCTCCTTCTGTCAGTGTTCCTTTTGTGACCAATGCACATATTTCACGCCTCACAACCTGGAGGGAGTAAAGCAGGACAATCACAAGAATAAATATGGTCATGTTCCCAACATGCAAATAACAACATAtgaatatacaaaaaaaaatacaaccaCAGGACAATCACAAGAATAAATATGGTCATATACAAGGTTTTGGCTCCCGAAAGAAAAAAATTCCCGAGGGTGCTCGGGATTCCCGGTTCCCGTGGTAACCGAGAAATCCCGACCGGTTCCCAAGCAAattcaaaaactaaaatttgaattcaaaatttgtaAGAAAGGGTTATTTCGAGTCGGAACTAGAGTTATACACAACCTGGCTTCTAACTAAATGGTCAATCTGCATCCATTGCTCTATATCCGTGCCCTAGGTCTGCGGTTCGAACTTTGTCGTCCACAATTTTTGCATAATTATGTGAAATTGACCATAAATTTGACACAGACAGAGACAATAATCGTTAAAAAGAAAGAGGAGGACAAGAAAATCGAACACTGAACCTAGCGCTGCGCACAGTTGACTGGAACCACCAGGCCATCCATACAGCTCATGCTACTTTGTAGACTATGTGTTATTTATCTACTTTTATgcgtttaaattcaaaaaattcaaaacaaatcggGATTTTTTGACCGGTTAGAGTGTTTACCGGGGGTGCTCGGGAAACCCGGTTACTGGTCGGTAACCAGATTTCCCGACCGGTAACCAAAACCCTGGTCATATATGTTCTCAAACAGAAAAAATAGTCATATTTGGAATATATATTTTAGGTCATGATAGGTATAACAGAATTGGTAACATTGACCATGGAATGTAAACAAACCTTGTCTTTTGTACCCGTCTCTTTACGGCGAAGATCAAGCTGGTCAGGAGTTTCAGTCTGCTCTACAACCAGAACGCGGTAACCCTGTGATGCAATGGATGTTATTGTCAAGATGAAAAACTCTGCTCTTGATGAATAAAATTAAATCAAATATGTCCTAACCTTCTGCGCCAGTTTCTCCAAATTCACTGCTAAATTCTTCTCTGGGAAGCCACAGTGGGGTTGGTCACCCTAACATAACAGGATGCAAAACAAATAAGCAGAAGAGTTCTGGATCACAACACAAGGGAAGATAAAAACTGGAAAGTAGAGTGATAGCAGAAAAACCAATAAGCAGAAGGAATCTTCATACCTTCATGTATTGAAGATCAAGGTCCTTTGCCCCAACATGAGCATCCATCTCATACAATTCATAGAACTTTCCCATCTGATTCAAATTCATGGAAGAATGAATAATCACTAAACTAGGCGGCCTTAATTTAGTACCCAATATGCAGTGGACAAATATAAATGTACCTTAAAGAACAGAACCTTGTCCATGTGCTGTGATTTGAATTCCCACCATTGCCTCTATTAACCAAGATTAACGGTTAGCATTACAGACAAGTTACACAATAGAAAAGGGGTGTATTGTCAACATGAGCATACTACCTGTCCACCTGTCAAGTTTTTGAGGAATTGCGGAGGTAAGGAGAGAGTTCGTGGATCATAGGCTGGGTTTCCAGGAGATCTCCCTTTTGCATCTTTGCGCCCTCTACAGTTGAAAACCCATCATAACTAGTAAGTAAATTCTAAAACCCGTAAGAAAAGAAATTTGGTAAAGCAAAGTGTATGCCTAGAATATAAAGATTCCATTAATTCTGACCATATGTTTAACCAGATATACACCTAATAGTTTGAACAATGCTGTAAAATGCCTCCACCTAGCTGTCTAACTGCTATGATTTAATCCCAACTGCTATGATATGAACTGGAAAAGGAAATAAGCTAATTAGTATCCAAAAGTACTCACTCCGCAAGGAATTTGAACTTGTCCCCCTGCCGCTGCCCAAAGCGCTCAGCCAGGTCACCAGTAAGAGCAAGGTGAGCATTCTCTAATTTGTTCTCCCCTGTAACAACATCAGCAAAATCAGAGACTGAATAACCAAACTGAATCGACAATTCAGATTCCATTGCTCACCTCTACCGCAGCTTGTTGGCACTACTTTCAATTCAGCTTTCGGAGGCGTGTTATCAAGCTGAAAGCTGAACTTTTTAGCGCAGCCCAATGTAGCGACATCCACGTTTTTCCTCTTGGTCGACAGCGTCGACCCAGACGACGCGGATGCAGAACCCAGACCAGGCGTTGACCGCAGTGTTGATGCTGCACCTGAAACGGACAGGGAGGTCCTCCTTTTCTTCCCCTTGCTCGAGCTGACGGTCagaacctcttcctcctcgtccaaGTCCACCTCCTCGGACTCATCCTCCGGGGCGGCGTCCTTCCTCCAGTCCTCGTCCTCGGTGTCCTCGTCCTCCGGCGCGGCCGGCGCCTTGGCCTCCGCCGTGTCGGACATACGCCGGAGCCGCCGCAGCTTCCTGGCCGGCGGCGCCGGGGGCGACGGAGGGGGAGGGGCCCACTGGAACTTCTCGTTGCCGaggtcgacctcctcctcctccccgtcgtcaTACGCCACGCGGTGCCGGCGGGCGGCCCCGTCGTAGGCTTCCACCCTCCCCTCGTACCACGCCTCGTCGAGCGGCCAGTACACCCGCAGCCGCCGCCCCACCGCCTCCGCCGCGGGCGCCGCCGGGGCATCCGGTTTCTTggccttcggcggcggcggaggaggagtgggcttgggagggggaggggagggcaCCACGAGGGGGGGTTTCTTGGCCTTAGGGTTGAGCGGCGACGGGGAGGGCTCTGCGGCGGGCttcggggtggtggcggcggcggatgggGGTGGGGACGGGGATGGGGAGCCGAAGAAGGCGGTGATCTGGCTCTGCTTCCGGATGAGAGGGGAGCGGCCGTTGCTGAGGCGGCGCGACGCCATTGGAGAAGGAATGGATGCTCTCTTTTCCCGAGGGGTTTAGGGCTTTGGTGGGGGATTGGTGGAGCCGTGGAGGCGGTGAAATAGGAGAGAGGTGGGTGGAGTGGAGGGAAATGGCGCGGGGTGGTGGCGGGAAACGGAGGGAAGAGATGGGGGAGGCGGCGAGGTTCTGCCGGTGTGCCGGCCGAGCGCGGGGAGGAGAAGGGCCTGGGTGCGAGCCTACTGGACCCAGGTCGGCCTCGTCTTGGGCTTCACTGGGAAAAAGAAACtactcacttttatgaaaattaaatTTCAAACCGGATAATTGCTCGAACTCTAATAAAATTATTTGCAGGTTTCTCGCTTTCTCAATATCGTGTTCCACAAAGTGAATCGTATCATTGGTgtattgaagaatatatatattatACCATCGATAAGTGATGGACTACCGCTTTAATTTGCCCATGAGATTTTGCATGCTCCATAATTTTAGCTAGCATAtcagccactatattaaatagcatgGGTGATAATGGATCATCTTGCCGTAAATATTTTCTCATCTAAAAGTACTACCTTTCAAGGCCATCATTGACTTTGATGGCTACACTTCCTTTCGAAAACAAAGTTATGGAATGAAGCGTGCCACCGATAAAAAAAAACTTGCATTCTAAGTTTTTTGCTGAAGGAAGGACCACTTAGTTTTATCATAGGATTTTCAAAATCGACCTTTATGATTACTCTATTCATCTTTTTTTGCAATGTAactgatcaaatgttccatgcaaGGTCACAACCCCATCAAGGATATATCTTCCTTGCATGAAGGCAGTTTGAGTAGGGCGAACCAAGACATGATCAGCCACAGAATTAAACCTAACAGTAGTTGCTTTCATGAAAATATTAACACAATCATTAAGAAGGCTATTGGCATATGATGTTAAATCTTTTCTGCTTCATTAAAATGACCTCACCGAAATTTAGCGAAAAAGCTCCAATTGTTCGGCATGGAGAGCACTGAAAAAGCTCAAGCAAGTCCGTTTTGATTATCACCTAGAAATTCGGATAGAACTCGGCTAGAAAACCATTCGGGTATGCCGCTTTATTGTGTTTCATCTGAAAAATCGCCTTATTTACTTCCTCCTCGGTATAAGGAGCAGTAAGGAGAGCATTTTTCTCGTCGAAAACTTGAGAAAGGGTCATCAATTTGGGTTTCATCCATCGAGGAGTTACCTTCCTCTAGATCCCCAAACAAATTACCTTTATGGAACAACAGCTGCAGCAGGCCGTGAAACACCGGGTGAACATGTGGGCAATGTCGCAGCGACGACCGGCCCAACTGCGGTGACCACTTTGAGCATCACTCAAAGTTGTGATCGTGCTTGGCTTGATCGTTCATTTGTTGTTGGACCTGCACTAGTAGACTGTTGCAGCTGCTGAGATCTATCTGCGGTTGTACGTATTCAGCGGCGACGACTAGGCGAATGATTAGGACGAGAGAGAATAAGCATGTGGTCGTCATGAATTTAATGAGACAAGAATGGAACATGTTAGCGCATTCTCCTTGTTATGCATTGTGAATTTGGTGATAACTACAATAAGACCTGTCCGTAGATTTTAGAGGCCCTGGGGCGACACGCCACCAAAAGCTTCTTCAGAAGAATTCCTTAAAGATATCTATCTGTACTAAATTTTTGAATATTGCTCAAGGTTTAAATTATGATTGATGTTCTTAGACCCTGTAACAATTTTCGTCAACCACCGCCACTTGGTCACACGAAAGCCAAGCTTTGGGTTACCCTAAAAAAAAGCCAAGCTTTGGGTCGAATAGAGCAAACGTAATTTAAAATATTACTTAAAGTTTAAAGGATGATTGTGGTTGTGTTACTGGTTTGCAAATATTCTGGTCTCTAGGAGCTGCATCGCTGAAGGATTTTTTTGCCTTGAGCATGTAGTCGGCTCGGTGTCATTTGGTTTTCCCTTTTCCGAGAAGACCTCCGTTTCGGGTTCCAGAAGGATCGAGCTTGGGGTTGCTACGGTTAGCCGCAAGGCCGTGCCAGTCCAAATTTGGTTTCTCTGAAAAAAGATGTCCAAATTTTGTTTCTAAAAAGGAATAAAACAGACTCCGTATATATTTTCAAAAAATATAAGGGATAAAAACGGGCCACCGTCATATGAAGCCAACCTCGCATCTCCGTTCGGCTACATACCCCAAACTCCCAAAGGacgaagagaaaaaaaaaatctacagcTTGAATCCCTCCGGTTCCTCCCGGCTCCCGCGAGTGAGGGTCTTCCGAtttgttattttctttggttGGATCAGGAGATTCTGAACAAGCAACCCGGCTGCAAGACTGGGAGAAAAGTGCCTCCGTTTCCGATCCCCGGCAATGTCTCCGGCCACCTCGGCCGCAACAGCGGGGCGAAAGCGCAAAGGTGCACCCGTTCGACCACGCACCGGCTGCAAGCGCCAACGAACCCCCGCTCCAGCGCAGCAGGAAACGAGCGGCTGGGCGTTGCTCCCTGCCGACATGGTCCGCCTCATCGGCTGGCAGCTGCTGGCCGAGGACGTGGTGGACTACCTCACGTTCCGCGCCGTCTGCTCCGGCTGGCGCGCTAGCACGTCCAGGCCGGACCCTGTCTCCGCCTTGAGCAAACCGTTCCTCCGCCCGCGCGGCTGGGTCGCGCTCTGCGACGGCGACGAGGCGCCCCTAGACGGCGCCTCCTGCTGCGAGTGCGAGATCACCTTCTTCCACACGCGCACGGCTTCCACAAGGTGATCAAGGACCGCGGATCTATGCTCCACATGAGCGCCTTCGTCTGCTCTTCACCCTTGTTCCCCTTCTTCTCGGTGGTTGCCCATTTCCCCGGGAAACCCGTGGCGCTGTGGACGCAGCCAGGCCGCGTGGCGTGGAAGTTCATCCGCCATGGCCTGGATATTATGAACATCCTGCCCTTCCAAGGCATGCTCTTCGCCACCGTGAGGTCGACAAAGCAGATAGTGATGGTCTACCTGAACGAAAGTAGGGTAGAAGTATTTGGTAGGGTAAGAGCCGTGCCTCATACGGGCGGCCAGGTATCCATTATATATAGGGTAGCACATTACAAATACATGATAAAATACGTACATACGTATACAATCTATACAGGGTAGTTTAACACCCTCCCACAATCTCAGCCACTATGAAGGTTGAGATTGCGCCTGCAATGTTGAAATACTGGTAGAGGTAGAGGTTTTGTAAATATGTCAGCCAACTGATCCTTGGAAGAGATGAACTTGATCTGAAGCAACTTCTTAGCTACCCTTTCTCGAACAAAATGGAAATCCACCTCAATATGTTTAGTACGAGCATGAAACACAGGGTTCGAAGAAAGGTATGTCGctccaatattatcacaccaAAGTATAGGTGGACGACTCTGAGATATGCCAAGTTCTCCAAGCAGTGCCTGTATCCAGATGATTTCAGCTGTTGCATTTGCAACAGCCTTATACTCTGATTCTGTACTGGACCGCGATACAGTGGCACCAATATAAGTAATGCGCATACCTGCTCCATTGGCTGTGTGAACATGATCCTTGCCATTGTACTGTTCCTTCACCTGAAGCTTGTCGAGCTCGTTGGTGAGATGATCTGTTGCGCCAGTATCAGCATACCAGCTGGGATCCACGGGAAAGGATGCTGTAGACCCGTGGTGGTGCGTGGAGACGGAGAAGGCAGCAATTTGTTTCTCCATGTTCCGGCCATCATTGCCAGCACCAAGGAAATTCTTGTCATATCTCTTAAAGCAGCAAGAGGCAACATGTCCTGTCTTGGTACAGATTTGACAAACAGGGCGGTTGCTAGATCCACCATTAGTAGGGACTCCGCGGTACTGTCCCGACGGCGGCTGTGAGGAGAAATTGCTCTTCGGGCGATAGGTCTGCTGCTGCTGATTTCCTTTGTAAGGTGCTTTGGAACCAGCAAGGTTTGCTGACATCTGAATATCAGACTGAAGATCAGTTTTCCTCTCATCTATGCGCTGCTCGGTGCCTAGCATCTGGGCATATATATCCTTCAGCGGCATGGGATCTGTAAGAGCACGAGCTGAGACAAGTTGCACAAGAGAATCATAGTCTTGATCGAGCCCGTGCATGAGATAACCGGTGAACTCCGCGAGTGGTAAGAGGCTGGCCAATGGACATCAGCGAATCTGCGAGAGCTTTCACCTCATTGTAGTAGACGGAGATCTTCTTGTCCTCCTTCTTGCACTTCTGGAGAGCACCACGAATCTGCATGGAGCGAGAGACAGTCTGCGAGGTAAAGCTGGCCTCAAGAGTGCTCCACGCATCAGCAGAGGAGGTAGCAAACAAGATGATTCCCTGGATGTCTTCAGTCGAGGTGGTCATAATCGCCAAGAGTAGCGCTGCATCCTGCTGGTGCCAGGCGGTAAACACCGGGTTGTACATCAGCGGAGGAGCCTTGTCATCCGTCGCCAATGCAGGGTTGGCGATCGACTCGGCTGGACATGGGAAAGTTCCATCGACGAACCCAGTAAGGAGATGGCTGCGGAGCACGTTGAGAACCTGTGCCCGCCAGTAGAGGTAGTTGCCACCATTGAGGCGTATGGTGACGTAGGGGGCGAAATTAAACGGCCCCGACGATCCGCCGGTGGAggagccaccaccgccgccaccaaagTTGAGGACGGGATCAGAGAGCTTGGGCGCGGATGCGGACACAGTTTTGGAACTGACCGAACCCGCGGAAGTCAGCGAGGACATCGCCATCGATTTGCAGCGGAAGAGGAGTCGCCGGCGTGAAACCGATCTAGGTCAGCcgccgggctctgataccatgaacgaAAGTAGGGTAGAAGTATTTGGTAGGGTAAGAGCCGTGCCTCATACGGGCGGCCAGGTATCCATTATATATAGGGTAGCACATTACAAATACATGATAAAATACGTACATACGTATACAATCTATACAGGGTAGTTTAACACTACCCTCCATGCAAGTTCTCCCTCGCTTACGCTCCAGACTCATTGGCCAACAAGAAGATATGGTGCGAGTACCTCGTGGAGTTCGCCGGGCGTATGATGCTCGTGGTGCAACATGGAACCACGGAGGCTGGTGATGCGAGGGCATGGCCGAATTGCGCCTTCAAGATCTTCGAGGTGGACATCCGTGACCAGAAGCTGCTACCAATCCGCAGCCTCGGTGACCAGGCtctgttcctccacaccgaccggTGCCTGTGTGTCCCCACCATGAACCTGCCCGTCCATCCGCGGCGACTCGGTTTATTTCACTATGCCACGCAAGCCTGTCGTGATGCAGTCTCTCGCAAGTGGTTTGTCCGAGGATCTATCTGCGCTGTGCCAGAtacacgacatggaggaggagatagTACGCCCGTCCGTGCGACCCTTCGCCATTGTTGATCATCTTCTCACGTATTGCCATCATTTAGAGTGGGCATGGGGACTCATGTTTCACGAGTTCCACTGCATACCGGAATCTTTCAAGGAGCTGCACGAGAAAATACAAGCACATTATTCTCGAGTTCGGATTCCACGCAATCTGTAGCAGCAGAAGGTGCAGAGTCCAAACTTTGTCATAGTGGATGAGTGTAAGAAATGAACTTTTGTGTAGAGAGACTCTTTTGGGTTGTTTTCTTATCACGAAGACTTTATTATTATGATGAAACCCGGAAATTCAATTTAGCTTCGggatgcgtatgctccctctaccaaaaaaatcatatttcgaagtgtcgaaattttttgacaaaaaattctacat encodes:
- the LOC124653363 gene encoding DNA mismatch repair protein MSH6 — protein: MASRRLSNGRSPLIRKQSQITAFFGSPSPSPPPSAAATTPKPAAEPSPSPLNPKAKKPPLVVPSPPPPKPTPPPPPPKAKKPDAPAAPAAEAVGRRLRVYWPLDEAWYEGRVEAYDGAARRHRVAYDDGEEEEVDLGNEKFQWAPPPPSPPAPPARKLRRLRRMSDTAEAKAPAAPEDEDTEDEDWRKDAAPEDESEEVDLDEEEEVLTVSSSKGKKRRTSLSVSGAASTLRSTPGLGSASASSGSTLSTKRKNVDVATLGCAKKFSFQLDNTPPKAELKVVPTSCGRGENKLENAHLALTGDLAERFGQRQGDKFKFLAEGRKDAKGRSPGNPAYDPRTLSLPPQFLKNLTGGQRQWWEFKSQHMDKVLFFKMGKFYELYEMDAHVGAKDLDLQYMKGDQPHCGFPEKNLAVNLEKLAQKGYRVLVVEQTETPDQLDLRRKETGTKDKVVRREICALVTKGTLTEGESLLSNPDPSYILSVTEDSQYSAKKSQDGHTIGVCIIDVSTSKFIVGQFQDDAERHVLCSVLSEMRPVEIVKPAKMLSPETERALKNNTRNPLINDLLPSKEFWDAEKTIHEVEQYYSSLDNLAVSQNTDGAQSNMGCLPELLSELIGAGDQAYALSALGGSLFYLKQVFLYNKMLPCAEFEPLTCSGIIKNTRKHMILDAAALENLDILENATGGLSGTLYEQLNHCVTGFGKRLLKRWIVRPLYNCKAILQRQGAIAIFKGVGHDCAMQLRKDLSRLPDMERLLARLFSSCGENGSSKSVVKYEDTSKRLLQEFTAALRGCQQMFQACSSLRVLTGAEGSCLLNDLLSPGKGLPDVSSILDYFRAAFDWSEADRNGRIIPLEGCDPEYDATCSAIEEIESSLQEYLKEQRELLGDSSVDYVNVGKDTYLIEVSESLKGSVPSNYEMQSTKKGFYRYWTPEVKQLLSELSKAVADKEAILKGILQKLIHLFIEHHSKWRQLVSVVAEIDVLISLSIAGDYFEGPTCCPIIRESSGPEDTPIFHARNLGHPIIRSDSLSKGSFVPNNIKMGGPGNASFIVLTGPNMGGKSTLLRQVCFTIILAQIGANVPAENLELSLVDRIFVRMGARDHIMAGQSTFLVELMETASVLSSATKNSLVALDELGRGTSTSDGQAIAASVLDYLVRHVQCLGLFSTHYHRLAVEHEDNKVSLCHMACEVGIGEGGLEEVTFLYRLTAGSCPKSYGVNVARLAGIPASVLQRANEKSIDFEANYGKRRCATKDKMVCAQKEDNFATIRDLFHVVKAGNHQGDQAASLSMICQVQTRARAQATEG